The following coding sequences lie in one Portunus trituberculatus isolate SZX2019 chromosome 26, ASM1759143v1, whole genome shotgun sequence genomic window:
- the LOC123509295 gene encoding uncharacterized protein LOC123509295 yields the protein MGREGLFLLLLMVATASCKFYMFHPKGQSCTDASTEEENELYLGEFVLVPGGVLRVVSVVGSDFAASIRFFICPQEVPLDYHGSWRFNCSDRIPLQVKNDPYLSQLDTRLIHYKNMTVTQLQLPDGFTCLRCGLQAEVAHLPCRNCPPTYLEDSCTFLSIGQIWNKEPIERDTYYPYY from the exons atggGTAGAGAAGGcctatttttacttcttctaaTG gtgGCAACTGCTTCCTGTAAATTTTATATGTTCCATCCCAAAGGACAGTCATGCACTGATGCCTcg acggaagaagagaatgaactGTACCTAGGAGAGTTTGTGCTGGTTCCTGGAGGG GTCCTGCGAGTGGTGTCAGTGGTGGGATCAGACTTCGCTGCCTCCATTCGCTTCTTCATCTGTCCTCAAGAAGTACCTCTCGATTATCATGGATCGTGGAGGTTTAACTgcagtgacag gataCCACTACAAGTGAAGAACGACCCGTACCTCTCTCAACTCGACACCAGACTGATACACTACAAAAACATGACAGTGACACAGCTTCAATTGCCAGACGGCTTCACATGTCTTCGCTGTGGCCTGCAG GCAGAGGTGGCGCACTTACCATGTCGAAACTGTCCACCAACCTACCTAGAGGACTCCTGCACCTTCCTCTCCATTGGCCAAATATGGAACAAGGAACCTATTGAGAGGGATACATACTACCCATACTACTAG